ATCGATGTGCGAGTAGGTCAGTGTGATTTCACCGTTGACAAACACGGTGTCGACAAGAAATTGTTCACGCAGCCCGTCGGTGTCGAGCGTTTTCGCGTGTGCACTGTGAATGGGTTGACGAATATCCATTAGGAACCCTCGTTATTCTTGAGAATGAAATGCCCACTGCCCCTTGATTAGGGTGCGGTGAACGTGCAGTTGATCGTCCATGACGACCAAGCTGGCATCAAAACCGGCGGCAATCGAGCCTAAACGCTGCTCGAGTCCGAGGTAGCGCGCAGGCACAGCGGTGCTCATTTGAACCGCTTCCCATAGAGGGATCTTTGCATCGAATACCATGGTGCGCAGCGCTTTGTCGAGGCTGCAGGTGCTGCCGGCCAGAGAGCCGTCTTGGGTTATGGCGTTGCCATCGGTGACGGTGACGGTTTGCGCGCCGAGGACATAGTCGCCATCGGGCATGCCACCGGCACGCATGCAATCGGTAATGAGGACCATTTTCTCGTACCCTTTCATGCGGTGCGCCAGATTCATCATCACCGGATTGACATGCACGCCATCGGGGATGATTTCGGCCAGCATGTCGTGATACAGCACCGCGCCGGCACAGCCGGGCTCACGGTGGTGCAGCCCCAACATGCCATTAAACAGGTGCACGCCACAGTCAGCGCCATGCTGATGTGCTTCGGTCACCTGATCGAAGGTGGCGCTGGTGTGGGCAACGCTGACTTTGATCCCGCGAGCTACCAACCAGTCAATCACAGCCATCGAGCCGTCGTATTCCGGCGCGAGTGCCACGCGCAGTAAGGAGTCACCGGCGCAGGAGCTGAGCTGCTCAAGCTCATCCAGTGTCGCGGCTTTTAAAAAGCGCGCTGGGTGCGAACCACGAAACGGTTCGGTAAAGTAAGGCCCTTCTAAGAATGAGCCTACCAGTTCGGCGCCCGAGGTCTGGCCTTGTGCGATGAAGTCGTTCACGCCACTGAGCGCGGCGTGGATCTCGTCCATCGGCGCGGTGACGGTGGTGCCACACCAGGCGACAACGCCCGTTTCAGGTAGGGCATCGCTGATGGTTTGTAGCGCCTCAGGTGTGGCGTCCATGACGTCACAACCGGCGCGGCCGTGAATGTGAATATCAACAAAGCCAGCCATCAGAGACAGGTCTTCAAGGCGAATGCACTCACAATCACTTGGGATCTGCTTGGTCACCGCTTCGATGGTATCGCCATTGACGATCACGGCGGTGGCGTGCTCCACCCCATTTGGGGTGAAGACCTTATCCGCTAAT
This Vibrio navarrensis DNA region includes the following protein-coding sequences:
- the nagA gene encoding N-acetylglucosamine-6-phosphate deacetylase, with translation MRFALLADKVFTPNGVEHATAVIVNGDTIEAVTKQIPSDCECIRLEDLSLMAGFVDIHIHGRAGCDVMDATPEALQTISDALPETGVVAWCGTTVTAPMDEIHAALSGVNDFIAQGQTSGAELVGSFLEGPYFTEPFRGSHPARFLKAATLDELEQLSSCAGDSLLRVALAPEYDGSMAVIDWLVARGIKVSVAHTSATFDQVTEAHQHGADCGVHLFNGMLGLHHREPGCAGAVLYHDMLAEIIPDGVHVNPVMMNLAHRMKGYEKMVLITDCMRAGGMPDGDYVLGAQTVTVTDGNAITQDGSLAGSTCSLDKALRTMVFDAKIPLWEAVQMSTAVPARYLGLEQRLGSIAAGFDASLVVMDDQLHVHRTLIKGQWAFHSQE